A window of the Syntrophothermus lipocalidus DSM 12680 genome harbors these coding sequences:
- a CDS encoding VWA domain-containing protein: MDWRVLGLFFLYRLKKAWLRLGRKGLQGGRFRPQPPPPRSSPERLDQGSQQKPSSSKGLTGSPVTYRDPSRDGAMQPGLSGGKKSDYLPSSIDFEQTRETGKLVKKLATPISRRRKRGHKRKHLDLKTTIHRSTLQGGTLLKLRWKMKKPAKPRVVLILDTSSSMMKSATIMLQFLYALKKEFRQLEVFIFGNELNYVTPYLHLTFEDLMLRMSQLPQWDFGGTELWRPLAQLKNNFSHLLRSKTTVILLTDCQFYERFFALAPLNNLRRRVKNLYLFNPDPRVKDLTDTHYQETIKNFKTVVDRMFYTETIRDVASALRQILA; the protein is encoded by the coding sequence ATGGATTGGCGGGTTCTAGGATTGTTTTTTCTTTACCGGCTAAAAAAAGCGTGGTTGAGACTCGGGCGCAAAGGCTTACAAGGTGGCCGTTTCCGTCCCCAGCCTCCACCCCCTCGAAGTTCTCCAGAACGATTAGACCAGGGCAGCCAACAAAAACCGAGCAGCAGCAAGGGCCTTACCGGGTCACCTGTAACCTACAGGGACCCTTCCAGGGACGGAGCGATGCAGCCGGGGCTGAGCGGGGGCAAGAAAAGTGATTACCTGCCTTCGTCCATCGATTTTGAACAGACTAGGGAAACGGGGAAACTGGTGAAGAAGCTGGCCACCCCTATATCGCGGCGTCGAAAACGCGGTCACAAGCGCAAGCACCTGGACTTAAAAACCACTATACACCGTAGCACCCTGCAAGGCGGCACCCTGCTCAAGCTGCGCTGGAAGATGAAAAAGCCGGCTAAACCAAGGGTAGTCCTCATACTGGATACCTCGTCGTCCATGATGAAAAGCGCTACCATCATGCTCCAGTTCCTCTATGCGCTCAAAAAAGAGTTCCGGCAGCTAGAGGTTTTCATTTTCGGCAACGAACTCAATTATGTGACCCCTTACCTGCATCTCACTTTCGAAGACCTTATGCTTAGAATGAGCCAGTTGCCGCAGTGGGATTTCGGCGGCACCGAGCTCTGGCGCCCTCTAGCCCAGCTCAAAAATAACTTTTCTCACTTACTGAGATCGAAAACCACGGTCATCCTATTGACCGATTGCCAGTTTTACGAAAGGTTCTTCGCCTTAGCCCCGCTGAACAACCTGAGACGCCGGGTTAAGAATCTCTACCTGTTTAACCCGGATCCCAGAGTTAAAGACTTGACCGATACTCACTACCAGGAGACTATTAAAAACTTTAAAACTGTAGTCGACCGCATGTTTTATACCGAAACCATACGCGACGTGGCCTCCGCCCTCCGCCAGATCCTGGCGTGA
- a CDS encoding formate dehydrogenase subunit gamma yields MSTVKGKVLKHAEQTRTMHWVHLICFIILGLTGIGFHWHVSWINNLFGGPANASLVHRWTAVVFTAGPAVYILLNFERFSKFIDTISSFSADDFKWLKTMGGYLPFLKGEVPPQDKYNAGQKLLGWVVIFGCLVFILTGYPMWFWRHDVSPAFLNFCYNVHFWDAIIMILAVAGHFFLAAIHPKSRVEFSSMMLDGYVDAEFTAHHNGRWFAQLSKTE; encoded by the coding sequence ATGAGTACAGTAAAAGGGAAAGTTCTGAAACATGCAGAGCAAACCAGAACCATGCACTGGGTACACCTGATATGCTTTATTATCCTCGGATTAACCGGTATAGGGTTTCACTGGCACGTAAGCTGGATTAACAACCTGTTCGGCGGGCCAGCCAACGCCTCACTCGTGCACAGGTGGACGGCGGTTGTATTCACGGCCGGACCCGCCGTGTATATTCTATTAAATTTTGAACGTTTTTCCAAGTTCATCGACACCATTTCGAGCTTTTCGGCGGACGATTTCAAGTGGCTGAAGACCATGGGCGGCTACCTGCCGTTCCTTAAAGGGGAAGTTCCTCCTCAAGACAAGTACAACGCCGGGCAGAAGCTGTTGGGATGGGTGGTAATCTTCGGGTGCCTGGTGTTCATCCTAACTGGGTATCCCATGTGGTTTTGGCGCCACGACGTATCCCCTGCTTTTCTCAACTTTTGTTATAATGTTCATTTTTGGGACGCGATTATCATGATATTGGCGGTAGCAGGACACTTCTTCCTGGCCGCGATTCATCCGAAGTCGAGGGTTGAATTCAGTTCCATGATGCTGGACGGATACGTTGATGCCGAGTTCACCGCACACCACAACGGCAGGTGGTTTGCCCAACTATCAAAAACGGAATAG
- a CDS encoding AAA family ATPase, producing the protein MSKDDELYMENLKRELHYDVASGLLKPLDVYPILAGGQEYLQLRRRVIEALAHGREWLQTASRPARRFRYYLYKWRVSMRVKNHFSPEKIMNEFTSLDYVCDETIAEAVYLALLLKKPLLVEGEPGVGKTEIAKVLAKMLNTQLIRLQCYEGLDESKALYEWNYQKQLLYIQGKDKAAEDVFAEEFLMVRPLLKAILAEDPAPVLLIDEIDKADEEFEAFLLEVLSDFQVSIPEFGTVKAKTIPYIVITNNDARELTNALKRRCIFLYIDYPTVEKEEKILLHRVPGIDKELAHQVAELMNALRKRTDLVKKPSIAEGIDFAQALTMEGITTVDDKVVDRLLPALLKTKEDITAFRKRGEGKWIGGF; encoded by the coding sequence ATGTCGAAGGACGACGAGCTTTATATGGAGAATCTCAAACGTGAGCTTCACTACGACGTAGCCAGCGGCCTGCTCAAACCTTTAGACGTTTATCCCATTCTGGCGGGCGGCCAAGAGTACCTGCAATTGCGCAGGCGTGTTATAGAAGCTCTAGCCCATGGTCGAGAATGGCTGCAAACTGCTTCTCGGCCGGCCCGCCGTTTCCGTTATTACTTGTATAAGTGGAGGGTATCTATGAGAGTAAAGAACCATTTTAGCCCAGAAAAAATAATGAACGAATTCACTTCTCTCGATTACGTCTGCGATGAGACTATTGCCGAAGCCGTCTACCTGGCCCTGCTGCTTAAGAAGCCGCTCCTGGTAGAAGGAGAGCCCGGAGTGGGCAAAACCGAGATCGCCAAGGTTTTGGCCAAGATGCTCAACACCCAATTGATTCGCCTCCAGTGCTACGAAGGACTTGATGAAAGTAAGGCGTTATACGAGTGGAACTATCAAAAACAGCTTCTGTACATTCAAGGAAAAGACAAGGCGGCGGAGGACGTTTTTGCCGAGGAGTTTTTGATGGTTCGGCCGCTCTTAAAGGCCATACTGGCTGAAGACCCGGCCCCGGTACTCCTAATCGATGAGATTGACAAAGCTGATGAAGAATTCGAAGCTTTTCTCTTGGAGGTCTTGTCTGATTTTCAGGTTTCAATCCCCGAGTTCGGCACGGTTAAGGCTAAGACAATTCCGTACATCGTTATCACCAACAACGATGCCCGGGAACTGACCAACGCCTTGAAAAGACGGTGCATTTTTCTTTACATCGATTACCCGACCGTAGAAAAAGAGGAAAAAATCCTCCTTCACCGGGTACCGGGCATCGACAAAGAACTGGCTCACCAGGTAGCTGAATTGATGAACGCCCTACGAAAAAGAACAGACTTGGTCAAAAAGCCGAGCATAGCCGAAGGCATCGATTTTGCCCAGGCCCTGACTATGGAAGGTATTACAACTGTTGACGACAAGGTAGTGGACAGGTTGTTGCCCGCTCTTTTGAAAACCAAGGAAGACATAACCGCCTTCCGCAAGCGAGGAGAAGGGAAATGGATTGGCGGGTTCTAG
- a CDS encoding iron hydrogenase small subunit — protein MTVFSEKGGITRRQFFKGAGILAITAVLTGVFSKIGIDMTKAGDDYIAKRAQGLYTLDEKMTIRKSHENPEIIQLYKDFLSPGEVKPMSEKAHHLLHTRYGQDIPAFIEELKGQHEEAA, from the coding sequence GTGACTGTGTTTTCGGAAAAGGGTGGAATAACCCGACGTCAATTCTTTAAGGGAGCCGGGATATTGGCGATCACCGCAGTATTGACCGGGGTATTTTCTAAAATCGGGATCGATATGACTAAGGCGGGCGACGATTACATCGCCAAAAGGGCGCAAGGGCTGTACACCTTGGACGAGAAGATGACCATAAGGAAGTCGCACGAAAATCCGGAAATAATACAGCTGTACAAGGATTTTTTGTCTCCGGGAGAAGTGAAGCCTATGAGCGAAAAAGCCCATCACCTGCTGCATACCAGATACGGGCAGGATATTCCTGCTTTCATCGAAGAGTTAAAAGGGCAGCATGAAGAAGCTGCGTAG
- a CDS encoding [FeFe] hydrogenase, group A produces MSLTAADTGIIKVTSDCHGCDHCTSVCPSHAIKGRIGEQHHIDTRKCLNCGQCLISCPFGAIEDASMVSQVKKALTDPDIFVVVQEAPSVRVALGEEFGMAPGTNVKGKMYAALRKLGFDRVYDTEFAADLTIMEEGTELIHRIFKHLGIPGYEHVGPLPQFTSCCPAWVKYAEDNYPEVLPHISSAKSPQQMFGAVAKTYAAQKLNVDPANMFVVSVMPCTAKKYECNRPEMIASGYKDVDAVITTRELAQMIKEAGIDFASLPDEKADKFVGLSTGAATIFGATGGVMEAALRTAYEVLSGQSLEQIDFKNVRGLRPIREASVEIPIKDLGKTLPVKVCVVSGTKHVDGVIKDVLKGRSPYHFIEVMNCPGGCVNGGGQPIRRDTY; encoded by the coding sequence TTGAGCTTAACCGCAGCGGATACCGGTATCATAAAAGTCACGTCTGATTGCCACGGCTGCGATCACTGTACGTCAGTCTGTCCTTCCCATGCCATCAAAGGGAGGATCGGGGAACAGCACCACATCGATACCAGGAAATGTTTGAACTGCGGCCAGTGCTTGATCAGCTGTCCCTTTGGGGCTATTGAAGACGCGAGCATGGTGAGTCAAGTCAAGAAAGCTCTGACTGATCCTGATATCTTTGTGGTAGTCCAAGAAGCGCCTTCGGTAAGGGTTGCGTTGGGTGAAGAGTTCGGGATGGCTCCGGGGACGAATGTCAAGGGGAAGATGTACGCGGCTTTGCGCAAGCTCGGGTTTGATCGTGTATACGACACGGAATTTGCGGCAGACCTCACCATTATGGAAGAAGGGACAGAGCTTATTCACCGCATATTCAAACATCTAGGAATACCTGGATACGAGCATGTGGGGCCGCTGCCCCAGTTTACGTCCTGTTGCCCGGCCTGGGTCAAGTACGCCGAGGACAACTACCCTGAGGTACTGCCGCACATATCTTCGGCCAAGTCGCCGCAGCAGATGTTCGGAGCGGTAGCCAAGACCTACGCCGCCCAGAAACTGAACGTTGACCCAGCCAATATGTTTGTGGTTTCGGTCATGCCTTGTACTGCCAAGAAATACGAGTGCAACCGTCCGGAGATGATAGCGAGCGGATACAAGGACGTCGATGCTGTTATTACTACCAGGGAGCTGGCACAGATGATAAAGGAGGCAGGCATTGATTTTGCCAGCTTGCCGGACGAAAAGGCGGACAAGTTTGTAGGGCTTTCCACCGGAGCAGCGACCATATTCGGGGCTACCGGGGGAGTTATGGAAGCCGCGTTGAGAACCGCTTATGAAGTGTTGAGCGGGCAGTCTCTTGAGCAAATCGACTTCAAGAATGTCAGAGGGCTCAGACCGATAAGGGAAGCCAGCGTGGAGATCCCGATTAAGGACCTAGGGAAAACGCTGCCGGTCAAAGTATGTGTTGTATCGGGCACCAAACATGTAGACGGGGTCATAAAAGATGTCCTTAAGGGGCGCAGCCCTTATCACTTCATCGAGGTCATGAACTGCCCGGGCGGTTGTGTCAACGGTGGCGGCCAGCCCATCCGCAGAGACACTTATTAG
- a CDS encoding efflux RND transporter periplasmic adaptor subunit, protein MRPRHKLSKIPKWLLVAMAGFIGLVSWYNLRAIPVTVAQLEKRTITSEVKASGEIEPVEKLILTSKTSGKVETVAVEAGSMVKKGQVLASLDTTELKLETAIAEARYQALVAQLAGIQAVEPAKAEAALTKAKAALQSAERQYERAQLLFEAGAISKSDLETYELSLEEARTAVTIAEQEAKKVQSPGGYEIKTLSFQVKEALANLDLARSRLQQAVITAPFDSRVYYRYVDPGSYVNPGTALFMLGREQEMVVKSYILEEEAPGVKQGQEARMSGPVLGDSVLYGHVVYVAPAAEKVVSSLGVEQTKVMVKILPNDSSRLKPGFKLDLAIITAKKENVSAIPVSAVLEDGTKHQALVVDKGKVALKTVETGITDGEYVEIVKGLSPADKVILEPDKIKSGQRVKPVSFLK, encoded by the coding sequence ATGCGACCCCGACACAAATTGTCCAAAATACCCAAGTGGTTGCTGGTGGCGATGGCAGGATTCATTGGACTGGTATCATGGTATAATCTGAGAGCCATCCCGGTAACAGTTGCACAACTTGAAAAAAGGACGATCACCAGTGAAGTCAAAGCCTCGGGTGAAATCGAACCTGTGGAAAAGCTGATATTGACCAGTAAAACTTCAGGTAAAGTAGAAACGGTAGCGGTAGAAGCCGGGAGTATGGTCAAAAAAGGCCAGGTCTTGGCTAGTTTGGACACGACAGAGCTGAAACTTGAAACGGCAATAGCCGAAGCCCGCTACCAGGCTCTAGTTGCTCAGTTAGCCGGTATCCAAGCGGTAGAACCGGCTAAAGCCGAGGCAGCCCTTACCAAGGCCAAGGCAGCCCTTCAATCCGCCGAGCGGCAGTACGAACGGGCTCAGTTGTTGTTCGAAGCAGGTGCCATCTCTAAGTCGGACCTGGAAACATATGAATTGTCTCTGGAAGAAGCCAGAACTGCCGTCACCATAGCTGAACAGGAAGCCAAAAAAGTCCAATCCCCTGGCGGCTATGAAATCAAAACCCTGTCATTTCAAGTAAAAGAAGCGTTGGCCAACCTCGATCTGGCCAGGTCCAGGTTACAGCAGGCGGTGATTACCGCTCCGTTCGACAGCCGCGTTTATTACCGCTACGTTGATCCGGGTTCATACGTAAATCCGGGTACAGCTCTTTTCATGTTAGGGCGGGAACAAGAAATGGTGGTCAAATCATACATACTGGAGGAAGAGGCTCCCGGGGTAAAACAAGGACAGGAAGCCAGAATGTCCGGTCCTGTCCTCGGTGATTCCGTTCTCTACGGGCATGTGGTTTACGTAGCACCGGCCGCCGAAAAAGTTGTTTCCAGTCTGGGGGTCGAGCAAACCAAAGTAATGGTCAAGATTCTGCCTAATGACAGTTCACGGCTGAAACCCGGGTTTAAACTGGACCTCGCCATAATCACCGCCAAAAAGGAAAATGTCTCTGCTATCCCGGTGTCGGCCGTGTTAGAAGATGGAACCAAGCACCAGGCACTGGTAGTCGATAAAGGAAAGGTCGCGCTTAAGACAGTGGAAACCGGAATAACGGACGGCGAGTACGTAGAAATCGTAAAGGGACTCTCCCCTGCTGATAAGGTGATACTGGAGCCGGATAAGATCAAATCAGGCCAGCGGGTGAAACCGGTTTCATTCTTAAAATAG
- the murJ gene encoding murein biosynthesis integral membrane protein MurJ, with the protein MNAQGRRVAKAAGLMMVTAFLSRLLGYVRDWFIYTHFGETYATDAFNAAFSIPDFIYMLLVGGALSSAFIPVFSSMIATERREEAYRTAGVVVSYMLVAMAVLISIAFIFTEPLVHLLAPKLPAPFLKLAAHLTRIMFIQMFFMALNGIAMGILNSHHHFTTPAWGGILYNLGIITVGAALVSKLGIAAFSWGVVVGAFCNFVIQIPALRSTGLKLYPSLDWRNEGFRQILVLMLPVAMGLAVTQFNLFVSQNLASGLAEGTITALRIAQRIMQLPIGIFAISIAIAVFPTLTSQAARGETDDFKRTLNLGLRQVFFITIPSALGLMAIGEPAIKLMFEWRRFTAEHTIATAQALFFYSLGLIPYSALQVLNRAFYAIKDTVTPVSAAVVTIFANIVLSIWLVKPLAHVGLALAYSMAGYINMIILMFMLRKRLGSLGGRQVVTSSALASAAAVLMYLAVRGAILVTVGTTWATKTVQLEAVGVGLVVGTLVYGGLALVLRMEEARVVSNLVLKRFAWKQLGK; encoded by the coding sequence GTGAACGCTCAGGGAAGACGAGTGGCAAAAGCGGCAGGACTCATGATGGTTACTGCTTTTTTATCACGGCTGCTCGGGTATGTTCGGGACTGGTTCATATACACTCATTTTGGTGAAACCTATGCTACTGACGCCTTCAATGCCGCTTTTTCCATCCCTGATTTCATATACATGCTTCTGGTTGGCGGGGCCTTGAGCTCGGCTTTCATTCCCGTCTTTTCATCGATGATCGCTACCGAGAGGCGGGAAGAAGCCTACCGGACGGCCGGGGTAGTAGTGTCGTACATGCTTGTAGCTATGGCGGTTCTCATCAGTATAGCTTTCATATTTACCGAGCCTTTGGTCCACCTTTTGGCCCCCAAACTACCGGCGCCTTTTCTGAAACTGGCTGCTCATCTTACCCGGATCATGTTCATCCAGATGTTTTTTATGGCCTTAAACGGTATTGCCATGGGGATACTCAATTCGCACCACCATTTTACAACTCCAGCTTGGGGCGGCATTCTCTACAACCTGGGGATAATTACGGTTGGCGCGGCCTTGGTAAGTAAATTAGGCATAGCCGCGTTTTCCTGGGGGGTGGTAGTAGGTGCCTTCTGCAATTTCGTTATACAAATACCGGCTCTAAGAAGCACGGGGTTGAAACTGTACCCTTCGCTTGACTGGAGAAACGAGGGGTTTCGACAGATTCTGGTATTGATGCTCCCGGTGGCAATGGGGCTTGCGGTTACCCAATTCAACCTCTTCGTTAGTCAAAACTTGGCTTCTGGGTTGGCCGAAGGCACGATTACCGCTCTGAGAATCGCCCAACGCATAATGCAGCTTCCGATAGGTATATTTGCCATCTCCATCGCCATTGCGGTTTTCCCTACCTTGACCTCACAGGCAGCTCGCGGTGAGACTGATGACTTCAAACGCACGCTCAACCTGGGCTTGCGTCAAGTGTTTTTCATAACTATACCTTCGGCCTTGGGGTTGATGGCGATAGGGGAGCCGGCCATCAAACTCATGTTCGAATGGAGGAGGTTTACGGCTGAACACACCATAGCCACTGCTCAAGCACTTTTCTTTTACTCTCTAGGACTGATCCCTTATTCAGCTCTTCAAGTCTTGAACCGCGCTTTTTACGCCATCAAGGACACGGTTACGCCGGTGAGCGCGGCAGTGGTAACTATTTTTGCGAACATAGTTCTATCGATATGGCTGGTCAAACCTTTGGCCCATGTGGGGCTGGCCCTTGCTTACTCCATGGCCGGGTATATTAATATGATTATTCTTATGTTCATGTTGAGAAAAAGGCTTGGTTCTCTGGGCGGACGCCAGGTCGTGACCAGTTCAGCTCTGGCATCAGCGGCAGCCGTGCTCATGTACCTGGCCGTGCGCGGCGCCATACTTGTGACTGTTGGTACTACCTGGGCTACAAAGACTGTTCAACTGGAGGCAGTGGGTGTGGGCCTCGTCGTAGGCACGTTGGTCTATGGCGGGCTTGCCTTAGTTCTGAGAATGGAAGAAGCCCGGGTGGTGAGCAATTTGGTCTTAAAGAGGTTTGCCTGGAAGCAGTTGGGCAAATGA